TTTCCAAATTAATACAATCTTGGGACTTTTCTTACATGGATGCACCAATCAACAATAAAAGTAGGCCATTTGCTTCACAACAGAAGGCCTAAACACATAAAAACAGCGATTATTAACATTTAATATCCAGGGTTTTGAGTCAAATTGGGATTGGTATTCAACTCCGCAAAAGGAATCGGAAATATCGTGCGGCTCTGCGCCTGAGCGTGTGGGCGATGGTTAAACCATGTTTTGGTCTGAAAAACGCCAAAACGGATGAGGTCTTGCCGACGGTGTGCTTCTGCTGCAAATTCCCATCCAAGCTCATCCAGGAATCTTCCGTATGGAATATCTGCGCCACCATTTGTTTCAGCAACTGTTCCGTCGGTCGCCTGCCACCCATATTGATATCGGCTACCCGTCCTCAGTTGGCTCCCGGTAACCGTGGCTCTTTCCGGATTATCCTTAAAAGCTCTTTGGCGCACTTGTGTAACCAACGCCGCTGCTTCATCTGCATTTCCCGTTCTTAAAAGGGCTTCTGCTTTCATCATCAACACATCGCCATAACGAAACATGGGATAATCATTATCCAAATTGGCAGTAGCCCCTTGTTTAATGGCATATTTACCTATGCGGAAACCATGATTGGTGGCAGCAACTGTTCCATCGCCGCCTATGCCGGGTACGAAATTGACGTAATTTATAACCTCGTCTCCAGTTGTAGCGTGATACTGCGGCCCCTGTATCCAAGTCTCCTGTAATCGACTGTCTTCCGGATCGTATGTATCAATAAATTGTGGTACAGCGCAATTGCCTCCCCAGGGTCCCGCGGCCATATTGTAAACTAACCTACTCAGGGGATCAAGCGTTTTCATATGGATTTGACTCCCTTGCCCGTAAATTTCATCATAGGGTACCGCAAATATAATCTCACCGGAATTTTCGTTAGTCCAAGTAAAGACATCGACATAATTAATATCCAATGTATACGCGTTAGCCGCGATGATCTCATTCGTTTCTTCGATTACTTTCTCCCATTGAGAGACACCTGTATATACTTCTGCATTTAGGTAGATCTTTGCCAATAAAGCTTTTGCCGCCCATTTGTTCATCCTTCCATACATCGAGGAAACGTCTTCGGAAAGCAATGGTAAATTTTCTGTTAATTCAGCCACGACAAAATCATACACCTCCTGACGCGTATTCTGTTCAGGCAGTGAAGCGTCACGATAGTCCGTGACGATGGGCACATTGCCATGATTATCTAGTAACAGGTAATATGCTAAAGCACGTGTTGCTTTCAGTTCAGCGATAGCCCGCTGCGCCAGCTCTTCTTCCAAGGGTAGCGTACCGTCTTCAATTTGCATAATGACCATATTGGCACGGGTGATACTGGAATATGCTTCATTCCAGGTATTTTGTGGTTGCCATTGTTCTGAGGTCCAGGTATGTTGATGCATTCTTCTATATGTTCCACCATCATCCCAACCATTGGGACGAACCGGCGTAATGATGATATCTCCGGGCTCCTCCTGTAAATCAAAGTAGCCTTGCCAGCCAAACATGAGGGTTCTGAAAGACGCGTAAACCGGAGCTATTATTTTAGGCAAATCTCGCTCTGTAGGTTGAAAAGAACTAGCGAGCACCTCTGAATATACCTCTTCATCAATTTTTGTGCATGATAGTATAGCTGTTGTGAATATTGAGAACACTATCAGGTTGTATATCATTATTTTCGTTTTCATCTTCTTAAATTCAATTAACCGTTAATGTTATTAAAAAGTGACATTCAGTCCCGCAGTAAAGGTTCGGGTAGTTGGGTATTTGTCCCGATGGTCCATTCCCGGCGCAAAGGTAAAATCTCCTGTATAGCTTACTCCCTCAGGGTCAATACCTTTATAATTAGTGAATGTATGGAGGTTCAATGCAGAAACATAAACCCGGAGACGACTCATCCCTTTGATGCTATTTGGCTTAAAAGTATACCCGAAAGTCACATTATCGATTTTAAGAAAATCGCCGTTCTCGATATAATGTGAAACATAGACCAAGTCGTTATTCAGCTGTTTTCCATAAACCGGGTCATATGCGGTTTTCAATACGTTGTAGGCTTTATTAACCGGATTTTCATAATACAAGCGCTGCATATTCAGGATTTGATGCCCAAAGGCCCCGCGAAAGTTAATAGCCATATCGAAGCGTTGTAGCTGCACACTATTGTTCCATCCTATCAAATGTTTTGGTATACCATTGCCGTAATATTGACGATCTTCGGGTGTAGCATCTGCGATAGAAATTACTTCTCCATTCCTATTTTCAACCAACCACCTACCATCATCTCCTACACCAACACTTTTGAGTACAAAAAACTGTCCGATAGGCTCTCCCACGGCTACTCGGTGTGTGGATACCTGAATAGGTTCACCGGTATGACCTGCATCAAAAAACTCTTGCGTTACGTCAAATTGATCATTGGAAAGGTTCACCAATTTATTCTTGTTAGCAGAAAAAGTGAGATTAGTATTCCAGGTTAACGTCTTTTTATCGATGACCGCTATATTGATCAACGCCTCAAAACCAGCGTTTTGCATCTCTCCAGCGTTAAGCATCATGCTCCCGTAGAGATAAGGGGGCGTGGGAACATTAAAATCATATAGTAGATCTTTCACCCGACGTGTATAATAATCCAGTGAGCCTGTTAATCTATTATTAAAAAATCCAAAATCCAGCCCTACATTCCATTCTTCTTTCTTCTCCCATCGTAAATCGGGATTAAAATTGCGTACTGGCACAAAGCCGGGCACCCACTCACCATCGATAAATGCCCCTTGCGCCATATCAAAGTTATAGCTGGTTTGTGACATGTAAGGCAAAGAAGCAATAGTTCCTGTTATACCAAAACCAGCTCGGAGCTTAAAATCTGACATGAAAGTAGTTCCCTGCATAAAATCTTCGTTGGCGAGGTTCCACCCCAGCGAAAAGGCCGGAAAAGTACCCCATTGATAGTTTTCACCGAAAGTTGAAGAGCCTTCCCGTCTTATACTAGCCGTAGCCATATAGCGATCTTTCCAGGTATAATTTAGGCGTCCAAAAAAACCTACCAGCTGCCATTTATTTTTCTCGCTTTCCATAGTTGCCAAACCTTCTTGTAGCGCCAAACCTGATTGCAAACGGTTATAGGAATACTCATCTGTTGGAAAATTAAAGTTATAGGCCTGAAACCGCTCGTATGTATTATCCTGCCAGCTATAACCACCCAAAAGGTTAAACCGGTGATCGTCAAAAGCTTTGGTATAGTTAGCGGTCAGCTCCATTAAATTCTCTGTATTGGAAGCAGTCCATTGGCTAGCGGTACCATTTAGGTTGTTTTTGGTTGTATTAACGTGTTGAAAACTTGTCGAATTACCACGTAACTCGTTGTTTTGTACGCGAGAAACTAGCATTTTTAAGCTCAGATCGCCTATTGGTCGATATTCCAGTGACCCGCTTAAACGGGTTTCACGCAGAAGACGATCATTTACCGTTTCATGAATGATTCCCAAAGGATTGTCGTACATATAAGCATTCTGTTCCTGCCAGCTTCCTTCATTATTTCGAATGCGATCAGTTGGGTTTCGAATCATTGCTTGTCGCCATACCAAACCACTGGGGACATCGATATCATTTGAACCAGCGCCACCCTGTCTGGAATTCGACGTCAGACTAATCACCTGAATATTTGTACGCAATTTACCATCAAACATATCATGGTTCAGATCGGCACGAACGGTTAACCTTTCCTGCCCGGTTTTCAATAAAATCCCTTCCCAATTACGGTAATTTACCGAACCGGTAAAATTCGTCCGGGAATTTCCTCCAAAATAGGTGAGATTATGATTATGACTCACTGGATTCTGTATAATTTCATCGAGCCAATTGGTACTATTTCCGAGATCTTCATAAGCATGTCCTTCTGCTATTAACCGCCGGTAATCGTCCGCATTCATCATATCCGGTCGTCGAAAAAGGGTTTGTACGTTAGCGTAGGCATTGTATTCTATAGTTGACTTCGACTCACTACTCTTATTTTTCTTGGTAGTGATCAAAACCACTCCGCTAGTTGCTCTAGTACCATATATAGCTGCTGCCGAGCCATCTTTCAGTACATCAATAGATTCAATGTCTTCGGGAGCCACGGTATTGATATCTCCGGGGATACCGTCGACTAAAACCAGTGGGTTTTGAGAGCCATTGATAGAATTAAGTCCGCGTAGGTTGATTTGGGTAGTAGCATTGGGGTCTCCATTCGGCGTGGTGATACGTAAGCCAGCCACTTTACCTTGCACTAACTGTGCGGCATCCCGTACGGTTCCCTGAATAAAATCTTCTGCCTTCACACTTGCTATAGCGCTGGTTACATCTCCTTTCCGTTGGGTACCATAACCTACCACGACCACTTCGTCTAAGGTCTCGTCACTGGGTTTCAGTTGGATATCCAAGGTTGTTTGATCACTTAGACTAAACTCCTGTGCTAAGTAACCCACTGCGCTAACGGTAAGCACAGCGGGAGAAATGTACGACAATATAAAATTTCCAGACTCATCTGAAGAGGTTCCGCCGTCCATATCCTTTATCTTCAAACTAACCCCTGGTAGCGGAACTCCAGTTTCATCAACTACCTTACCCCTGAGGGTAATACTTCGTTGTGCATGTACCCAAATTGGTAACAACAAACACAAGATAATCCCATAATAACTGATAATTTTTCTCATACAAAAAAGATTAGGTCTGATAGTAATCGCTATTCTGTGATAGTTCTCGTAACAAAGAGCGGCCTACCCCTACTTCTTTTGTGGGGGACAATCTTTACCCGCACCGTCTTTTTTCCGGTTACGATGGCTTCTGGTAAATCATATTCAACAGTAACGAAGGAACCGTCTTTTAAACCGCCGACATGCTGTGTAGCAACTTTCTGATTATCTATCAATAGGTCAAATTTCTTGCTACAAGTATAACCTCCCCAATACTCGAATACTATCAAAAGCAATAAGCAAACCGGTCTATGACTACCATGGATATTCATATACATTCGTTTTATTCGATGAAACTCGTCCCCTAAAAAGCTGTTAATAAAAGCTACAATTGGTTTATAGGGGTCAGTCCCCTCTTTACACAAATGTATGCATGACAATTATTATGTTTTTCGCAGATTTTAACGATTAATCATCGGATATGAACCATAAAAAAGCTATCCTTACAGGGTGACTGCTTACCATGGCAATCGCTATACAATTTTAATGGGAAAAATGGTTTAATTCGACGACAGTGTCATCGTCGGCGAGTGCTATAGCATAAGCCCCTCGGTCTGTTTGCTGTTGATCGGGCAGTGTATACGCATTATTTTCATGGTCTATCCGAAGAAATGCCCGAGGTAAAAAATCACTTTTTTCAGCCAGCTTAATGCGGACATTTTTGCTTTGCTTATGATAAGCGATCGCCGTAAATTGTCCAGCATCGAGTGTTAACCATAATTTAGCAGGAGCTATGAATACGCGCGACTTAGCGGCGGTTGTGGGCGTCAAGGTTATCCATTCCTCTGTTTCTTTTAGATTAGCGCCAAAGCCTAGCCATCCGAAGGTAGTATCTTGTACCAAATAACTGGAGGTATTAACTGCATAGCCAAAAAAACCGCTACCGTAGTCGCCCGACAGCGCATCATTCGCTAAGGTACTTGGGAAGGAGTGAAAGGCACAAGGGCCGAACCCATCTTGTGTAACATTAGCAATACCACCCAGTAAACCTCCGTAGCCTACACGTAGTAAATAAAGGTCGTCTAGATGGTCGCGATAGTTTTTTAGTACCGGAATGGCGTTAAGTGCCGAACCGTAGTGATGAATCTGCCGTTCTACGCGTGAGATTTTCCCGCCGTAAAGGAAGTCCCAATAGCGATGGGCATTGCCGTTATATGCCCAATGGGGTACGGTGGGCATATAAGCCAATATCGCATTTAATGTAACTTTCGCCTTATCGTCATAACCGAAATAATCCGACCACATATACACCTCCTCCTGGCCGGTTGAATCCCAAGGCATCTCACTACCAAAGGGATAGTTTAAGCTTCGCCAATGATCTGCACGGGCTTTCATCGACCTTTCCAATTCCTCCGCCATTTGATGAAAACCCTCAGCTTTAAGATCCATCAAAACCATTAGAAAAATCGTACCTTCCATTTGCCCGAACTGTGCATAATGCGGCGCCTGTTTGACCATCGCCATACCGGTGTGGAACGCTTTCTCCAGATACCAACGCCAGTTCTCCTGTGTCACTAAACCTTGGTAGTTACGTGCCAGACGATATAGCACCCAGTGCGCCGCGGTAACATGGGGGTAATTATAGGACCTACCGACGTCATCAGCTCCCTTTTTATTCCAGGCAGACCATATCTCCCAGTTAATTTCTGTGTCATAAGTCCCTGCCGGCATGGAGTCCGGTTCATAATAGAAAACGCTTTTCTTTACCCCGTATTTTTGCGGACCTTCCTTATGCTGTATGTTGCCCCACAGGGTTTGATGTACAAATTTTTGTAATTTCTCGAGTTCCTCCTTGTCTGGCTGCACAAGTTGTTTCATAATGGCGGCCAGCCAGCTTCCGGCACCTCCTTCATCACTTAGACCTGCCACCCAAGCTCGGTTATCCTGTGTTACCTGCTGTTTGGTTTCATGATCATAGCTGATCACTGATGGGCTTCGCTTAAATACATCACTGGGCTCATCAAACCACTGTTCATTCGTATAGAAGCGCCCCATATCGGCTACAAGCTCACTTTCCGATTTGATGATCTTATAATGGATGGTCTGCACCAATCCGTCCTCATAAGTTATAGTTAATCGAGCCCTACCCCATTTTTTGCCCGTAACTTGATATGCCTGCTGTGTGTTTCCACTGATCTCTTCCAGCTTTAGCGCATCTTTGGGATGAACCTCAATGGATTGAACCAGTCGCTGATATTTCAAAAAAAGTTTAGCCTCAACATCCTCCGGCAACACATAACCCGGGAACCCCGTCGCAACCGGGCGATAATTAGCCTCTAAGCTTTGTTCAATCTGCTTGATATCATCGGCCAATACAAACCTTATACCGTAACTTACCTGTTCATGAGGTTTTAGCAACAATGACGTAGGTTCGTTCCATTGTTCTACGCCTTTCCATTCCTGCTCCGCATACGCTTTACTATGTACCATCCACTCGTGAAAACCTTCAAAAGTAATTCCACGTGGTGTGGGATCATCCAATAATGGCCGATAAGCTTCAAAAGGTGTTTTACCATAAGGCAATACCAATAATGCCTGTCCGGTACCACTTAATTTTGCTACCTGCAGATAACCGGCATCCTTGCCAATATAAGGATCGAAAAAAACATTTTGCGCATGCGCCTCATCAAGTGTCCGCTCCTGTAAAATATTATTAAATATCATTGGGATTCCCAGTGCGCCAATTTCTATTATTTCTTCGGATCGGTTTTGCAGTTCGAAACGAAGAACTAACTTTCCGTCAATATTCTCCCAATAACGTGTTATTTGGAGTGGCATCGTTGCATTTAGGGTATTGGATAGGTCAGCCGCTGCAAGTGTATTACCGCTTGCTGACAAGATTTTTATCGGTTTTCGTTGACTGGCAGTGGAGAATTTTTGCCATTCGGCATTTCCAACGGGCCGTAACCTCAAATTGATATCGCCCAGGTGATACAGGCTATCGCCTTCTCTGATAGCTAAACGGTCTCCCGGTGTAAAATCAAATCCATGATCCTGCCGCAGATGCAGGGCAGCTACCGTCTGCGATTCCTTTACCAGTTTCAACTCGAAAGCAGTTGTCAGGAAAGATTCCACTCCTTGAGATATGCCCAGAGTTTTCGGTCTCTTCGCCAACAGCTCCCAGGGGTTATTTTGTGCAAAAGATGGGTATAGTGAGCACAGCAGACTTAATAGAAGTGCTATTTTTCTAATGATCTTCATCCATATATTGTTTATAACCCTTAGCATATCGATTACGTTTATAAATCGGTGACCGAAATCACAAATGTACTTAAGACACTTATGATATTACAATTACATTTTGCTTTATTCTACCTAAATTTTAGCAAAAAGCGCTGGCTAATGGTGTCAGATAAAAACAGCTATCAAGATCAGTTGTTATATATTTATTAATGATAAGCTATGAAAGCGACGACAGCACTGATTTTATTAACCATATATTTGTTAATCCACGTGATCCTAGGCCAAATAGGTACTTCGCCGATACTAATTTATTTTGTATTCTTTACGTCTCCGTTTTTAATTATTTGGACCGTTCTTATTATACTGAAGGACAAAAGGAAAAATTATCCTGAACTCAGCGAAAACCAAGAATGGGGTTATGCCGATCGTGACGACCTCACTACCGACCCGTAAAATTTTACTGGTGGACCGCACGCAGTCAACATTTGCCAAAAAGAAAAACGGACGTAAAAAACGTCCGTTTCACCTATGTATTGATTGCTAACGATCAAAATCCATATCGGACCCCTAATTGGAATTGGTAAGGGTTACCGGAAGGAACAACGACTCCCGAGTTATTGACACGGTAATTAAAACGC
This Olivibacter sp. SDN3 DNA region includes the following protein-coding sequences:
- a CDS encoding DUF5695 domain-containing protein, with translation MKIIRKIALLLSLLCSLYPSFAQNNPWELLAKRPKTLGISQGVESFLTTAFELKLVKESQTVAALHLRQDHGFDFTPGDRLAIREGDSLYHLGDINLRLRPVGNAEWQKFSTASQRKPIKILSASGNTLAAADLSNTLNATMPLQITRYWENIDGKLVLRFELQNRSEEIIEIGALGIPMIFNNILQERTLDEAHAQNVFFDPYIGKDAGYLQVAKLSGTGQALLVLPYGKTPFEAYRPLLDDPTPRGITFEGFHEWMVHSKAYAEQEWKGVEQWNEPTSLLLKPHEQVSYGIRFVLADDIKQIEQSLEANYRPVATGFPGYVLPEDVEAKLFLKYQRLVQSIEVHPKDALKLEEISGNTQQAYQVTGKKWGRARLTITYEDGLVQTIHYKIIKSESELVADMGRFYTNEQWFDEPSDVFKRSPSVISYDHETKQQVTQDNRAWVAGLSDEGGAGSWLAAIMKQLVQPDKEELEKLQKFVHQTLWGNIQHKEGPQKYGVKKSVFYYEPDSMPAGTYDTEINWEIWSAWNKKGADDVGRSYNYPHVTAAHWVLYRLARNYQGLVTQENWRWYLEKAFHTGMAMVKQAPHYAQFGQMEGTIFLMVLMDLKAEGFHQMAEELERSMKARADHWRSLNYPFGSEMPWDSTGQEEVYMWSDYFGYDDKAKVTLNAILAYMPTVPHWAYNGNAHRYWDFLYGGKISRVERQIHHYGSALNAIPVLKNYRDHLDDLYLLRVGYGGLLGGIANVTQDGFGPCAFHSFPSTLANDALSGDYGSGFFGYAVNTSSYLVQDTTFGWLGFGANLKETEEWITLTPTTAAKSRVFIAPAKLWLTLDAGQFTAIAYHKQSKNVRIKLAEKSDFLPRAFLRIDHENNAYTLPDQQQTDRGAYAIALADDDTVVELNHFSH
- a CDS encoding SusC/RagA family TonB-linked outer membrane protein, whose translation is MRKIISYYGIILCLLLPIWVHAQRSITLRGKVVDETGVPLPGVSLKIKDMDGGTSSDESGNFILSYISPAVLTVSAVGYLAQEFSLSDQTTLDIQLKPSDETLDEVVVVGYGTQRKGDVTSAIASVKAEDFIQGTVRDAAQLVQGKVAGLRITTPNGDPNATTQINLRGLNSINGSQNPLVLVDGIPGDINTVAPEDIESIDVLKDGSAAAIYGTRATSGVVLITTKKNKSSESKSTIEYNAYANVQTLFRRPDMMNADDYRRLIAEGHAYEDLGNSTNWLDEIIQNPVSHNHNLTYFGGNSRTNFTGSVNYRNWEGILLKTGQERLTVRADLNHDMFDGKLRTNIQVISLTSNSRQGGAGSNDIDVPSGLVWRQAMIRNPTDRIRNNEGSWQEQNAYMYDNPLGIIHETVNDRLLRETRLSGSLEYRPIGDLSLKMLVSRVQNNELRGNSTSFQHVNTTKNNLNGTASQWTASNTENLMELTANYTKAFDDHRFNLLGGYSWQDNTYERFQAYNFNFPTDEYSYNRLQSGLALQEGLATMESEKNKWQLVGFFGRLNYTWKDRYMATASIRREGSSTFGENYQWGTFPAFSLGWNLANEDFMQGTTFMSDFKLRAGFGITGTIASLPYMSQTSYNFDMAQGAFIDGEWVPGFVPVRNFNPDLRWEKKEEWNVGLDFGFFNNRLTGSLDYYTRRVKDLLYDFNVPTPPYLYGSMMLNAGEMQNAGFEALINIAVIDKKTLTWNTNLTFSANKNKLVNLSNDQFDVTQEFFDAGHTGEPIQVSTHRVAVGEPIGQFFVLKSVGVGDDGRWLVENRNGEVISIADATPEDRQYYGNGIPKHLIGWNNSVQLQRFDMAINFRGAFGHQILNMQRLYYENPVNKAYNVLKTAYDPVYGKQLNNDLVYVSHYIENGDFLKIDNVTFGYTFKPNSIKGMSRLRVYVSALNLHTFTNYKGIDPEGVSYTGDFTFAPGMDHRDKYPTTRTFTAGLNVTF
- a CDS encoding RagB/SusD family nutrient uptake outer membrane protein → MKTKIMIYNLIVFSIFTTAILSCTKIDEEVYSEVLASSFQPTERDLPKIIAPVYASFRTLMFGWQGYFDLQEEPGDIIITPVRPNGWDDGGTYRRMHQHTWTSEQWQPQNTWNEAYSSITRANMVIMQIEDGTLPLEEELAQRAIAELKATRALAYYLLLDNHGNVPIVTDYRDASLPEQNTRQEVYDFVVAELTENLPLLSEDVSSMYGRMNKWAAKALLAKIYLNAEVYTGVSQWEKVIEETNEIIAANAYTLDINYVDVFTWTNENSGEIIFAVPYDEIYGQGSQIHMKTLDPLSRLVYNMAAGPWGGNCAVPQFIDTYDPEDSRLQETWIQGPQYHATTGDEVINYVNFVPGIGGDGTVAATNHGFRIGKYAIKQGATANLDNDYPMFRYGDVLMMKAEALLRTGNADEAAALVTQVRQRAFKDNPERATVTGSQLRTGSRYQYGWQATDGTVAETNGGADIPYGRFLDELGWEFAAEAHRRQDLIRFGVFQTKTWFNHRPHAQAQSRTIFPIPFAELNTNPNLTQNPGY